One Lemur catta isolate mLemCat1 chromosome 15, mLemCat1.pri, whole genome shotgun sequence genomic window carries:
- the WDR81 gene encoding WD repeat-containing protein 81 isoform X2 → MAQGSRGREVPLTTGAEGWYPPPSPDMEELLRSVERDLNIDSRQLAPAPGGTHVVALVPSRWLASLRERRLPLGPCPRAEGLGEAEVRTLLQRSVQRLPPGWTRVEVHGLRKQRLSYPLGGRLPLEEGSCSPETLTRFMQEVAAQNYRNLWRHSYHTYGRPYSHSPAPSAAPALDSVREALQRVYGCSFLPVGDATQCLSYARDGSCAPRGSPACPSLLRAEALLESPEMLYVVHPYVQFSLHDVVTFSPAKLTNSQAKVLFILFRVLRAMDACHRQGLACGALSLHHIAVDEKLCSELRLDLSAYERPKEDENEEASVAGDGTGMKSSEEGGGGPGLPTCQEELRGLVLDWVHGRISNFYYLMQLNRLAGRRQGDPNYHPVLPWVVDFTTPHGRFRDLRKSKFRLNKGDKQLDFTYEMTRQAFVAGGAGGGEPPHVPHHISDVLSDITYYVYKARRTPRSVLCGHVRAQWEPHEYPASMERMQSWTPDECIPEFYTDPSIFCSIHPDMPDLDVPAWCSSSEEFVAAHRALLESREVSQDLHHWIDLTFGYKLQGKEAVKEKNVCLHLVDAHTHLTSYGVVQLFDQPHPRRLAGAPALTPEPPLIPRLLVQTIQETTGREDFSGQLPNGVGQLVLEAMPCEASWTRDRPVAGEDDLEQATEALDSISLAGKAGDQLGSFSSQASPGLLPFSVASASRAGRRNKAAGAEPGEGEEGKILLPEGFNPVQALEELEKMGNFLAKGLGGRVEVPEQPQVQPAVQLQDLFHRDMQALGVLLAEMVFATRVRTLQPDAPLWVRFEAVRGLCTRHPKEVPVSLQPVLDTLLQLSGSEVTVVAERGKLDPLFEYRPVSQGLPPPCPGQLLSPFSSMVPFPPYFPALHKFILLYQARRVEDEAQGRELVFALWQQLGTVLNDITPEGLEILLPFVLSLMSEEHTAVYTAWYLFEPVAKALGPRNANKYLLKPLIGAYESPCRLHGRFYLYTDCFVAQLIVRLGLQAFLVHLLPHVLQVLAGVEASLEESKGLVGATEDEESGLPGTGPGSCAFGEEIPMDGEPAASSGLELPDYTSGVSFHDQADLPETEDFQAGLYVAESPQPQEAEAVSLGRLSDKSSASEPSLGEERAADEGGAPVDKSSLRSGDSSQDLKQSEGSEEEEEEEEEGCVVLEEEEGEQDELTVASELTLSDTVLSMETVVASGSGGDGEEEEEPLPEQSEGKEQKILLDTACKMVRWLSAKLGPTVASRHVARNLLRLLTSCYVGPTRQQFTVSSGESPPLSASNIYQKRPVLGDIVSGPVLSCLLHIAHLYGEPVLTYQYLPYISYLVAPGSTSGPSRLNSRKEAGLLAAVTLTQKIIVYLSDTTLMDILPRISHEVLLPVLGFLTSLVTGFPSGAQARTVLCMKTISLIALICLRIGQEMVQQHLSEPVATFFQVFSQLHELRHQATARVSCQKWPSLMGSSGRWTPPCWTSCRRCSPWRWHTQSTCPSPACWVTSSGKSSPTMSWLGSWQGCIWRASAQAVATLPAWSPPCPAPALSGTPRVGAAPRMTATQGHLGVSWWGIESRSPMTLSLRTLDHWAPSQGWVVEALAVGARTTH, encoded by the exons ATGGCCCAGGGGAGCAGGGGGCGGGAAGTCCCTCTTACCACCGGGGCCGAGGGCTGGTACCCGCCCCCAAGCCCAGACATGGAGGAGCTGCTCCGGAGCGTGGAGAGGGACCTGAACATCGATTCCCGGCAGCTGGCTCCTGCCCCGGGGGGCACCCACGTGGTGGCCCTAGTGCCCTCGCGCTGGCTGGCCAGTCTCCGGGAGCGCCGGCTGCCCCTGGGACCCTGCCCCCGAGCAGAGGGCCTGGGCGAAGCGGAAGTCAGGACTCTCCTGCAACGCTCGGTGCAGAGGCTGCCCCCGGGCTGGACTCGCGTGGAGGTGCACGGGCTGAGGAAACAGAGATTGTCTTATCCGCTGGGCGGGCGCCTGCCCTTGGAGGAGGGATCCTGCAGCCCTGAGACCCTCACTCGCTTCATGCAGGAGGTGGCTGCCCAGAACTATCGCAACCTGTGGCGCCACTCATACCACACTTACGGGCGGCCCTACAGTCATAGCCCTGCCCCCTCAGCTGCCCCCGCCCTGGACTCTGTAAGAGAGGCTCTGCAGAGGGTCTATGGTTGCTCCTTCCTGCCAGTGGGTGACGCTACTCAATGCCTGTCATATGCCAGAGATGGCTCCTGTGCCCCTCggggcagccctgcctgccctAGTCTTTTGCGAGCTGAAGCCCTGCTGGAGTCACCAGAGATGTTATATGTGGTACACCCTTATGTGCAGTTCTCCCTGCATGATGTGGTCACCTTCAGCCCTGCCAAGCTGACTAACAGCCAGGCCAAGGTGCTCTTCATTCTCTTCCGTGTGCTGAGAGCCATGGATGCCTGTCACCGCCAGGGGCTGGCCTGTGGCGCCCTGTCTTTGCACCACATCGCTGTAGATGAGAAACTTTGCAGTGAGCTCCGACTGGACCTGAGTGCTTATGAGAGGCCCAAAGAGGATGAGAATGAGGAGGCCTCTGTAGCAGGGGATGGAACCGGCATGAAGTCTAGCGAGGAGGGTGGTGGGGGACCTGGACTTCCCACGTGCCAGGAAGAACTTAGGGGCCTCGTGTTAGATTGGGTCCACGGCCGCATCAGCAACTTCTACTACCTCATGCAGCTGAATCGGTTGGCAGGTCGGCGGCAGGGGGATCCCAACTACCACCCGGTGCTACCCTGGGTGGTGGACTTCACCACGCCCCATGGGCGCTTCCGAGACCTGCGCAAGTCTAAGTTCCGCCTCAACAAGGGGGATAAGCAACTGGACTTCACATATGAGATGACACGGCAGGCTTTTGTGGCAGGTGGTGCGGGTGGCGGGGAGCCACCTCACGTTCCTCACCACATCTCAGACGTGCTCTCAGACATCACGTACTATGTGTACAAAGCTCGGCGCACTCCCCGGTCGGTGCTCTGTGGACATGTCCGAGCGCAATGGGAGCCCCATGAGTATCCAGCTAGCATGGAGCGTATGCAGAGCTGGACCCCTGATGAGTGTATCCCCGAGTTCTACACTGATCCCTCCATCTTCTGCTCCATCCACCCTGACATGCCTGACCTGGACGTGCCAGCCTGGTGCAGTTCCAGTGAAGAGTTTGTGGCTGCCCACCGAGCCCTGCTGGAGAGCCGTGAGGTGTCCCAGGACCTGCACCACTGGATTGACCTCACATTTGGCTACAAACTCCAGGGCAAGGAGGCAGTAAAGGAGAAGAATGTGTGTCTGCACCTGGTGGACGCCCACACTCACCTGACCAGCTACGGTGTGGTGCAGCTCTTCGATCAGCCGCACCCCCGGCGCCTGGCTGGGGCCCCTGCCCTTACCCCTGAGCCTCCGCTCATCCCCAGGTTATTGGTCCAGACCATCCAGGAGACCACAGGCCGAGAGGATTTCTCAGGACAGCTTCCAAATGGGGTGGGTCAGCTGGTTTTAGAGGCCATGCCCTGTGAGGCCAGCTGGACCAGAGACAGGCCTGTGGCAGGGGAAGATGACTTGGAGCAGGCCACAGAAGCTCTGGATTCCATCTCCCTTGCTGGGAAAGCAGGTGACCAGCTGGGCTCCTTTTCCAGTCAAGCCTCCCCTGGCCTCCTGCCTTTCTcagtggcctcagcctcccgagcaggcCGCAGAAATAAAGCTGCTGGGGCGGAGCCTGGGGAGGGCGAGGAGGGGAAGATCCTTCTTCCTGAGGGCTTCAATCCGGTGCAGGCTCTGGAGGAGCTGGAGAAAATGGGCAACTTCCTGGCCAAAGGCCTAGGGGGCCGGGTGGAGGTGCCTGAGCAGCCCCAGGTCCAGCCAGCTGTGCAGCTGCAGGACCTTTTCCATCGGGACATGCAGGCACTGGGTGTCCTGTTGGCTGAGATGGTGTTTGCCACAAGGGTCCGGACACTGCAGCCTGATGCACCTTTGTGGGTACGGTTCGAGGCCGTTCGGGGGCTCTGTACACGCCACCCCAAGGAGGTCCCTGTGTCTTTGCAGCCTGTGCTGGACACACTCCTGCAGCTGAGTGGATCTGAAGTCACTGTGGTAGCAGAGAGGGGCAAGCTGGACCCCCTGTTTGAGTACAGGCCTGTCTCCCAGGGattgcccccaccctgcccaggccAGCTCCTCAGCCCCTTCAGCTCCATGGTTCCCTTCCCTCCATACTTCCCGGCGCTGCACAAGTTCATCCTCCTGTACCAGGCGAGGCGCGTGGAAGATGAGGCCCAGGGACGGGAGCTGGTGTTTGCTCTGTGGCAGCAACTGGGCACGGTGCTGAATGACATCACCCCGGAGGGCCTGGAGATCCTGCTGCCCTTCGTGCTGTCACTCATGTCTGAGGAACACACAGCTGTATACACAGCCTGGTACCTATTTGAACCTGTTGCCAAGGCACTGGGCCCCAGAAATGCCAATAAATACCTCTTGAAGCCCCTCATTGGTGCCTACGAGAGTCCCTGCCGGCTGCACGGCCGCTTCTACCTGTACACTGACTGCTTTGTGGCCCAGCTGATAGTGCGGCTGGGCCTGCAGGCCTTTCTCGTCCACCTGCTGCCCCACGTCCTGCAGGTGCTGGCTGGTGTGGAGGCCTCCCTGGAGGAAAGCAAGGGTCTGGTGGGGGCCACCGAGGATGAGGAAAGTGGGCTCCCGGGGACCGGGCCTGGCTCCTGTGCCTTTGGGGAGGAGATTCCGATGGATGGGGAGCCTGCGGCCTCCTCAGGCCTGGAGCTCCCAGACTACACGTCCGGCGTCAGCTTCCATGACCAGGCCGACCTCCCCGAGACAGAGGACTTCCAGGCCGGGCTCTATGTGGCTGAGTCCCCGCAGCCCCAAGAGGCTGAGGCTGTGAGCCTGGGCCGGCTGAGTGACAAGAGCAGCGCCAGCGAACCCTCCCTGGGCGAGGAGCGGGCTGCAGATGAGGGGGGTGCCCCCGTGGACAAGAGCAGCCTCAGGTCAGGTGACAGCAGCCAGGACTTGAAGCAAAGCGAGGGctcagaggaagaagaggaggaggaggaggaaggctgcgtggtgttggaggaggaggagggggagcaggacgAGCTCACCGTGGCTTCTGAGCTGACTCTGTCTGACACAGTGCTGTCCATGGAGACAGTTGTGGCCAGTGGCAgtgggggagatggggaggaagaggaggagccaCTGCCTGAGCAGTCCGAAGGCAAAGAGCAGAAGATCCTGCTTG ATACAGCCTGCAAGATGGTCCGCTGGCTGTCCGCCAAGCTCGGCCCCACAGTGGCCTCTCGCCACGTGGCCCGGAACCTGCTCCGCCTGCTGACATCTTGTTATGTTG GGCCCACTCGGCAGCAGTTCACAGTGAGCAGTGGCGAGAGTCCCCCATTGAGTGCCAGCAACATCTACCAGAAGAGGCCGGTCCTGGGTGATATAGTGTCGGGCCCTGTGCTCAGCTGCCTCCTCCACATCGCCCACCTGTACGGGGAGCCCGTCCTTACCTACCAGTACCTGCCCTACATCAGCTACCTG GTGGCCCCAGGTAGCACCTCAGGCCCCAGCCGACTGAACAGCCGTAAGGAGGCGGGGTTGCTGGCTGCGGTGACGCTGACGCAGAAGATCATCGTGTACCTCTCAGACACCACGCTCATGGACATCCTGCCCCGCATCAGCCATGAGGTCTTGCTGCCTGTGCTTGGCTTCCTCACTTCCCTCGTCACAGG GTTCCCAAGTGGGGCCCAGGCCCGGACTGTCCTGTGTATGAAAACCATCAGCCTCATTGCCCTCATCTGCCTGCGCATCGGACAGGAAATGGTCCAGCAGCACCTGAGTGAGCCCGTGGCCACCTTCTTTCAAGTCTTTTCTCAGCTGCATGAACTTCGGCACCAG GCCACAGCGAGGGTCAGCTGCCAGAAGTGGCCTTCTCTGATGGGCAGCAGCGGCCGGTGGACCCCACCCTGCTGGACGAGCTGCAGAAGGTGTTCACCTTGGAGATGGCATACACAATCTACGTGCCCTTCTCCTGCCTGTTGG